The following proteins are co-located in the Cetobacterium sp. NK01 genome:
- a CDS encoding pyridoxal-dependent decarboxylase: MENTGVNLNALFLGPKSENEDFFLKELVKLFEDHAQWRKNYQPGDDEVIKTSFKNCETFIDTSDKCEEVLKELSRRLRAGATPWHSPRYLGHMNSETLMPGLLGYFGAMLYNLNNVAYESSQPTSVMEDEVGADLCKLLGFDPVKGWGHICCDGSIANFEGIWYARNLKSLPLAMKEVAPELVEGKDEWALMNMPIEQIIDLIENHDNKWEILKAHSARAASKELPHLGKWIVPETKHYSWLKAADVLGIGTDNIVAIELNNNYRMDVNKLKATIDKLVAEKTPILGVVAVVGTTEEGAVDYIDKIVELKEEYSKNGINFYFHVDAAYGGYARSIFLDEEYKFIEKSNLKEKYKEYGVFYNENINWPSDDIYNAFKAMSKADSITIDPHKMGYIPYAAGGIVIKDRRMRNSISYFASYVFEKGVEIPALLGAFIMEGSKAGATAAAVWAAHRVLPLNISGYGKLIGASIEGAFNLYDYLKTKKSIKVGDKVVRVEPLTSPDFNMVDFIFNIEGNKSLESLNKLNHDLYDLSSVMTPNLYANEFVTSHTDFNINDYANSPLDVLQRLDIPKEEWFKVNDLTLLRACVLSPFLNNPETFKVYIEKVEESIIKKLNLLINK; the protein is encoded by the coding sequence ATGGAAAATACTGGAGTTAATTTAAATGCATTATTTTTAGGGCCTAAATCAGAGAATGAGGATTTCTTTTTAAAAGAACTTGTTAAATTATTTGAAGACCATGCTCAGTGGAGAAAAAACTATCAACCTGGCGATGATGAAGTTATAAAAACTTCTTTTAAGAATTGTGAGACTTTTATCGATACATCAGATAAATGTGAAGAAGTTTTAAAAGAACTTTCAAGACGTTTAAGAGCTGGAGCAACACCTTGGCATTCTCCAAGATATTTAGGGCATATGAATTCAGAAACATTAATGCCTGGACTATTAGGTTATTTTGGAGCTATGCTTTACAATCTAAATAATGTTGCATATGAATCTTCACAGCCAACTTCTGTAATGGAAGATGAAGTTGGTGCTGATTTATGTAAGTTATTAGGATTTGACCCAGTTAAAGGATGGGGACATATTTGTTGTGACGGATCTATTGCGAATTTTGAAGGTATTTGGTATGCTAGAAATTTAAAATCATTACCTTTAGCAATGAAAGAAGTTGCTCCTGAACTTGTTGAGGGAAAAGATGAGTGGGCTTTGATGAATATGCCTATTGAACAAATAATTGATTTAATTGAAAATCATGATAATAAGTGGGAGATTTTGAAAGCTCACTCAGCTAGAGCAGCATCAAAAGAGTTACCACATTTAGGTAAATGGATTGTTCCAGAAACAAAACACTATTCATGGTTGAAAGCTGCAGATGTTTTAGGAATTGGTACAGATAACATAGTTGCAATAGAACTTAACAATAACTATAGAATGGATGTTAATAAATTAAAAGCAACAATAGATAAACTTGTAGCTGAAAAGACTCCAATTTTAGGTGTTGTAGCAGTAGTTGGTACAACTGAAGAAGGTGCAGTTGATTATATAGATAAAATAGTGGAACTAAAAGAGGAATACTCTAAAAATGGAATTAATTTCTATTTCCATGTAGACGCAGCTTATGGAGGTTATGCTAGATCAATATTCTTAGATGAAGAATATAAATTTATTGAAAAATCAAATTTAAAAGAAAAATATAAAGAATATGGAGTATTTTATAATGAAAATATAAACTGGCCAAGTGATGATATATATAATGCTTTTAAAGCAATGAGTAAAGCTGATAGTATAACAATTGATCCTCATAAAATGGGATATATTCCTTATGCTGCGGGAGGAATTGTAATTAAAGATAGAAGAATGAGAAACTCTATATCATATTTTGCTAGCTATGTATTTGAAAAAGGAGTGGAAATACCAGCTTTACTTGGAGCCTTTATAATGGAAGGGTCTAAAGCAGGAGCTACAGCAGCAGCAGTTTGGGCTGCTCATAGAGTTTTACCACTAAATATTTCAGGTTATGGTAAGTTAATTGGAGCAAGTATTGAAGGTGCTTTTAATCTTTATGACTATTTAAAAACTAAAAAATCTATTAAAGTTGGAGATAAAGTTGTAAGAGTAGAACCTTTAACTTCACCAGATTTTAATATGGTTGATTTTATATTTAATATTGAAGGTAATAAATCACTAGAATCATTGAATAAATTAAATCATGATTTATATGATTTATCTTCAGTTATGACTCCTAATTTATATGCTAATGAATTTGTAACATCACATACTGATTTTAATATAAATGACTATGCTAATAGTCCATTAGATGTTTTACAAAGATTAGATATTCCAAAAGAGGAATGGTTTAAAGTTAATGACTTAACTTTATTAAGAGCTTGTGTGTTATCTCCATTTTTAAATAATCCAGAGACTTTTAAAGTTTATATTGAAAAAGTTGAGGAATCTATTATAAAAAAATTGAATCTTCTTATAAATAAATAA
- a CDS encoding (2Fe-2S)-binding protein: MSENTMLCYCKGVTLGKVLAAIENGATTLVEVIDVTGAGSGCGRCLDRIEAIINEEK; the protein is encoded by the coding sequence ATGTCTGAAAATACAATGTTATGTTACTGCAAAGGAGTTACTTTAGGAAAAGTTTTAGCTGCTATTGAAAATGGAGCTACAACATTAGTTGAAGTAATTGATGTAACTGGTGCTGGATCAGGTTGCGGTAGATGTTTAGATAGAATAGAAGCAATTATAAATGAAGAAAAATAA
- a CDS encoding helix-turn-helix domain-containing protein translates to MNDINLGLKIKKFRTDQNLSLKELAEKIKSTSALLSQIEKGTTNPSINTLKNLSIALDIPLYKFFIEETLKKVHIVRAQDRKIITPSKGEGVSYEILSPEPQTDVEFMILNLDPYSSSKEKEIGHEGQEVAFILEGEVKLNLENESYVLFQGDSIKIEKFVKHSWENFTSTISKIIFAVTI, encoded by the coding sequence ATGAACGATATAAATCTTGGATTAAAAATAAAAAAATTTAGAACTGATCAAAATTTAAGTTTAAAAGAGCTTGCAGAAAAAATAAAATCTACCTCTGCACTTTTAAGTCAAATTGAAAAAGGTACCACAAATCCTTCTATAAATACATTAAAAAATCTTTCAATAGCTTTAGATATTCCTCTATATAAATTTTTTATAGAAGAAACTTTAAAAAAAGTACATATTGTTAGAGCTCAAGATCGAAAAATTATAACTCCCTCTAAAGGAGAAGGAGTTTCTTATGAAATATTAAGCCCCGAACCTCAAACAGATGTAGAGTTTATGATATTAAATCTAGATCCCTATTCTTCCTCTAAAGAAAAAGAAATTGGACACGAAGGCCAAGAAGTTGCTTTTATATTAGAAGGAGAAGTTAAACTTAATCTAGAAAATGAATCATATGTTTTATTTCAAGGAGACAGTATAAAAATTGAAAAATTTGTTAAACATAGTTGGGAAAATTTTACTTCAACTATTAGTAAAATTATTTTTGCAGTTACTATATAA
- the tyrP gene encoding tyrosine-tyramine antiporter, with product MNKKITLFQLIAISIAFYGSIRNIPTVASVGWYGIFYMLAAAIFFAIPISLVAAELATGWPEEGGPQVWVREALGEKWAFVTAWLLWVQMFFGMVMVSTAFASMLPYVISRPDLANNNVFIVVTVIVTYWFITLLNFKAQFGKWISTWGAVIGIYIPATLLIVLGLWYSFKIGNVNLGPLTLETAIPSLDSLDKLSFFAGVIFIFAGLEIASVHANDIENPKRNYPIAVFITIFLMVIFNLIASLTEANAIPSNQIDLAVITQPFQIYFNALGIPWATNVIALMIALGVFAQLNAWVLGPSKAMIKVADAGLLPPIFQKRNKDDIPVTFILIQAAVITLVTLLYIVVPAINTGFIIILMLTTVLYCIVYIFILIAEVVLRYKRPDVVRSVPVPGGKPGMWITVILGMIGVILTIIVSIIPSSDIPENLHTASLFIQIVGVLALFVAPLVIYKFKKESWKKIN from the coding sequence ATGAACAAGAAGATTACATTATTTCAGTTAATTGCAATTAGTATTGCCTTCTATGGTAGTATTAGAAACATACCTACTGTAGCAAGTGTGGGATGGTACGGTATTTTTTACATGTTAGCAGCAGCTATATTTTTTGCGATACCAATATCTCTTGTTGCCGCTGAATTAGCAACAGGATGGCCAGAAGAGGGAGGACCTCAAGTTTGGGTAAGAGAAGCACTAGGAGAAAAATGGGCTTTTGTAACAGCTTGGCTATTATGGGTTCAAATGTTTTTTGGAATGGTAATGGTTTCAACAGCATTTGCTTCAATGCTTCCATATGTTATTAGTAGACCAGATCTTGCTAACAATAATGTTTTTATAGTTGTAACAGTTATTGTAACTTATTGGTTCATAACACTTTTAAACTTTAAGGCGCAATTTGGTAAATGGATAAGTACTTGGGGAGCTGTTATTGGAATTTATATTCCAGCAACTTTACTTATTGTTTTAGGACTTTGGTATTCGTTTAAAATTGGAAATGTTAATTTAGGACCTTTAACTTTAGAGACTGCAATTCCTAGTTTAGATTCATTAGATAAATTATCTTTCTTTGCTGGTGTTATCTTTATTTTTGCGGGATTAGAGATTGCATCTGTGCATGCCAATGATATTGAAAATCCAAAAAGAAACTATCCTATAGCTGTTTTTATAACAATATTTTTAATGGTTATATTTAACTTAATCGCTTCTTTAACAGAAGCTAATGCTATACCTTCTAATCAAATTGATTTAGCGGTTATAACACAACCTTTCCAAATATATTTTAATGCTTTAGGAATTCCTTGGGCAACAAATGTAATAGCTTTAATGATCGCTTTAGGAGTTTTTGCTCAATTAAATGCATGGGTTTTAGGACCATCGAAAGCAATGATAAAAGTTGCAGATGCGGGATTATTACCACCGATTTTCCAAAAGAGAAATAAAGATGATATTCCAGTAACATTTATTTTAATACAAGCAGCTGTAATAACATTAGTTACACTTCTTTATATAGTTGTTCCAGCTATAAATACTGGATTTATAATTATTTTAATGTTAACAACAGTATTATATTGTATAGTTTATATATTTATACTAATAGCTGAAGTTGTTTTAAGATATAAAAGACCAGATGTTGTTAGATCAGTACCTGTGCCAGGTGGAAAACCAGGAATGTGGATTACAGTTATATTGGGGATGATTGGAGTTATCTTAACTATTATAGTTAGTATTATTCCATCTAGTGATATTCCAGAAAATCTTCATACAGCATCATTATTTATACAAATTGTAGGAGTATTAGCTTTATTTGTTGCACCATTAGTTATATATAAATTTAAAAAAGAATCTTGGAAAAAAATAAATTAA